A single Candidatus Nealsonbacteria bacterium DNA region contains:
- a CDS encoding ComF family protein codes for MKNFLFLVKKFLINLFFPVFCLSCGKEGEYLCQDCRAILPISENYFCLCQKPIRLPKSGKCKKCQTKKLNGLYFALSYQNKLAKKIIQMFKYQPFVKDLAKTLASLIIIHFQLIEKGGNFSDFILIPVPLAKRKLKERGFNQAEEIGKELSDFLKISPLGNCLFKIKETSPQIELSEKEREENVLGVFSCQNKNKIQGKKIFLIDDVYTTGSTMEECARVLKTAGAKEVWGIAVARAEPGEDNFENV; via the coding sequence ATGAAAAATTTTTTGTTTTTGGTTAAAAAATTTTTAATTAATCTTTTCTTTCCGGTTTTTTGTTTAAGCTGCGGCAAAGAAGGAGAATATCTTTGTCAGGATTGCCGGGCGATTTTACCAATTTCGGAAAATTATTTTTGTCTTTGCCAAAAACCAATTAGATTGCCCAAATCGGGAAAATGTAAAAAATGCCAGACGAAAAAATTAAACGGTTTATATTTTGCTCTTTCTTATCAAAATAAATTGGCCAAAAAAATAATTCAAATGTTCAAATATCAGCCCTTTGTCAAGGACTTGGCAAAAACCCTTGCTTCTTTAATAATAATTCATTTTCAATTGATTGAAAAGGGAGGCAACTTTTCCGATTTTATTTTAATCCCTGTTCCCTTAGCAAAGAGAAAATTAAAAGAACGGGGTTTCAACCAGGCAGAGGAAATCGGAAAAGAATTATCCGATTTTCTGAAAATTTCTCCGCTCGGCAATTGTTTGTTTAAAATAAAAGAAACATCGCCTCAAATTGAACTTTCGGAAAAAGAGAGAGAAGAAAATGTTTTGGGTGTTTTTTCTTGTCAAAATAAAAATAAAATTCAGGGGAAAAAAATTTTTCTAATTGACGATGTTTACACCACGGGTTCGACAATGGAGGAATGCGCCAGAGTTTTAAAAACAGCCGGCGCCAAAGAGGTCTGGGGAATAGCGGTAGCCAGAGCCGAACCGGGAGAAGATAATTTTGAAAATGTTTAA
- the pilM gene encoding type IV pilus assembly protein PilM: protein MIWLPFKISSKKALGIEIGASSIKVVELNKAGKKIILENYAEVSTAVFQERPFRTFEKNILSFSTEDIVKVIRAILEETKIKTKKVFFSIPDFTSFFTWFDLPPMTEKEIPQAINFIARQHIPLPLSEVTLGWQVIDGQFSGREKNKIKIILVAVPNEIISQYQEIAKFSQLELGALEAEVFALCRSLLKEEKNPIILVKIGAQSTTCSVVDNSILKRSHNLEVSGNNLTYLIANSLGINYNKAEQLKIKIGIISPSLSETKNLAPEENIRDLILPFIDLILVEVEKIIDNFFQTEEKKVQKIILAGGTAYLPGLKDYFQEKLKIEVSIAQPFSNLSYPPILENTLKETGPVYAVAAGMALRGLE, encoded by the coding sequence ATGATTTGGCTACCTTTTAAAATAAGTTCAAAAAAGGCCTTGGGCATAGAAATAGGCGCTTCTTCTATTAAGGTCGTTGAATTAAATAAAGCCGGCAAAAAAATTATCCTTGAAAACTATGCCGAGGTCTCAACCGCTGTTTTTCAGGAAAGGCCTTTCCGAACTTTTGAAAAAAACATCCTTTCTTTTTCAACAGAGGATATTGTTAAAGTAATTCGAGCAATTTTAGAAGAAACTAAAATTAAAACCAAAAAGGTTTTTTTCTCTATTCCCGATTTTACCAGTTTTTTTACCTGGTTTGATTTGCCGCCAATGACCGAAAAAGAAATCCCTCAGGCGATAAATTTTATCGCCCGCCAGCATATTCCCCTTCCTCTCTCCGAAGTAACCTTGGGCTGGCAGGTTATTGACGGTCAATTTTCGGGCCGGGAAAAAAATAAAATAAAAATTATTTTAGTGGCTGTTCCCAATGAAATCATTTCCCAATATCAGGAAATCGCTAAATTTTCCCAGTTGGAATTGGGCGCTTTGGAGGCTGAGGTCTTTGCCCTTTGTCGTTCTTTATTGAAAGAGGAAAAAAATCCGATAATTTTGGTTAAAATAGGGGCTCAAAGCACAACTTGCAGTGTTGTTGACAATTCTATTTTAAAAAGAAGTCATAACCTTGAAGTTTCGGGAAATAATCTGACTTATCTTATTGCCAATTCTTTAGGTATAAATTATAATAAAGCCGAGCAATTAAAAATAAAAATAGGTATTATTTCTCCTTCTCTTTCCGAAACCAAAAACCTGGCTCCGGAAGAGAATATCAGGGATTTAATTTTACCCTTTATTGATTTAATATTAGTAGAAGTTGAAAAAATAATAGATAATTTTTTTCAAACCGAAGAAAAAAAAGTACAAAAAATAATTTTAGCCGGAGGAACGGCTTATTTGCCCGGCCTTAAGGACTATTTTCAGGAAAAACTTAAAATTGAGGTCTCAATTGCCCAGCCGTTTTCCAATCTTTCTTACCCCCCGATTTTAGAAAACACCTTAAAGGAAACGGGTCCCGTCTATGCCGTGGCGGCTGGAATGGCTCTGCGTGGCTTGGAATAG
- the pilO gene encoding type 4a pilus biogenesis protein PilO yields the protein MLSKIDSALPSELFLPDVISHLQKTSAGNGLIFKDFSSLVSQPLKEGSDIKKHSLGLTVVGSYPAFKNFLSALEKSARLFTIENISFSTPGEEELFGFSLTLKFHSY from the coding sequence GTGCTTTCCAAAATTGATTCAGCCCTTCCTTCGGAATTATTTTTACCCGACGTAATTAGCCACCTTCAAAAAACCAGCGCCGGAAATGGCTTAATTTTTAAAGATTTTTCTTCATTGGTTAGCCAACCCCTGAAAGAGGGTTCGGATATAAAAAAACACTCTCTTGGTCTTACTGTTGTTGGTTCTTACCCGGCTTTTAAAAATTTTCTCTCGGCTTTGGAAAAAAGCGCCAGATTATTTACAATAGAAAATATTTCTTTTTCTACTCCCGGAGAAGAAGAACTTTTCGGTTTTTCCCTTACTTTAAAATTTCATTCTTATTAA
- a CDS encoding GspE/PulE family protein produces MTLIRELVKKGILAKERALALETEIKTSGKKEEELILEEKITSEDLLFNLKSEKLKIPLKKITIEDISLKILEEIPEESAKFYKMIPLAIKENVLDVGMVFPEDLKAKEVLKFISRQRKFSYQIFLITLTDFNELLKKYRSLKKEVGKALEQLEEEQAEDKIAERGAFGAVEVEKLTEDAPISKVVMVILRNAVEGGASDIHIEPGLEKIRVRYRVLGNLHSSLSLPLKIHPAIVARIKILSNLRIDETRAPQDGRFSIKIDDKKIDFRVSTFPTILGEKVAIRILDPTTGLKKFEELGLTGPNFEKIKKAIKKPYGMILATGPTGCGKTTTLYAILQILNKEGVNVMTLEDPIEYFVEGINQSQVRPEIGYTFATGLRHMLRQDPNIIMVGEIRDKETASLAIHAALTGHIMLSSIHTTTSLGIIPRLIDLGIEPFLIAPTLSIGIAQRLLRTLCPFCKKEIKPLNEVQDLLSKEIDNLPLSIKKELKISSPFLIYQAVGCKKCKGEGYRGRIAVYEILLMTEELAEISLKEPSESSIGKEARRQEMLTMKQDGILKVLEGTTTLEEVLRVAEEK; encoded by the coding sequence ATGACTTTAATTCGGGAATTAGTTAAAAAAGGAATTTTGGCCAAAGAAAGGGCCTTGGCTTTGGAAACCGAGATTAAAACTTCGGGTAAAAAAGAAGAAGAATTGATTTTGGAGGAAAAAATTACTTCCGAAGACCTTTTATTTAATCTCAAAAGCGAGAAATTAAAAATACCTCTTAAAAAAATAACCATTGAAGATATTTCTCTTAAGATTTTGGAAGAAATTCCCGAAGAATCGGCCAAGTTTTACAAAATGATTCCCTTAGCCATAAAGGAAAACGTTTTAGATGTGGGAATGGTTTTTCCCGAGGACTTAAAAGCCAAAGAGGTCTTAAAATTTATTAGCCGCCAGAGAAAATTTTCTTATCAAATTTTTTTAATTACCCTAACCGATTTCAACGAACTTTTAAAAAAGTACCGCAGTTTAAAAAAAGAAGTTGGTAAAGCCCTTGAACAACTGGAGGAGGAACAAGCCGAAGACAAAATAGCCGAAAGGGGCGCTTTTGGGGCAGTCGAGGTGGAGAAATTAACTGAAGATGCGCCAATTTCTAAAGTGGTAATGGTTATTTTAAGAAATGCGGTTGAGGGCGGGGCTTCTGATATCCATATTGAACCGGGTCTGGAAAAAATCAGAGTTCGCTATCGGGTCTTGGGTAATTTACATTCCTCTCTTTCTTTGCCCCTGAAAATTCATCCGGCAATAGTCGCTCGAATCAAAATCCTTTCCAATTTAAGAATTGATGAAACCAGAGCCCCCCAAGACGGCCGTTTTTCTATCAAAATTGATGATAAAAAAATTGATTTCCGGGTTTCTACTTTCCCGACTATTTTAGGAGAGAAAGTGGCTATTAGAATTCTTGACCCGACCACTGGTTTGAAAAAATTTGAAGAACTGGGATTAACAGGTCCAAATTTTGAAAAAATCAAAAAAGCTATCAAAAAACCCTATGGTATGATTTTAGCTACCGGTCCGACCGGCTGCGGAAAAACGACCACTTTGTATGCCATTTTACAAATTTTAAACAAAGAAGGAGTTAATGTTATGACTTTGGAAGACCCGATTGAGTATTTTGTTGAAGGAATTAACCAGTCCCAAGTTAGGCCGGAAATCGGTTATACTTTTGCGACCGGTCTTCGCCACATGCTCAGACAAGACCCTAATATTATAATGGTTGGAGAAATCAGAGATAAAGAAACCGCTTCTTTGGCTATTCACGCCGCTTTAACCGGTCACATAATGTTATCATCCATTCATACGACCACCTCTTTGGGAATTATTCCCCGCTTAATTGATTTAGGGATAGAACCGTTTTTAATTGCCCCAACCTTAAGCATCGGTATTGCCCAAAGATTATTAAGAACTCTTTGCCCTTTCTGTAAAAAAGAAATTAAACCCTTAAATGAAGTTCAGGACTTACTTTCAAAAGAAATTGATAATTTGCCGCTTTCAATCAAAAAAGAACTGAAGATTTCTTCCCCTTTTCTAATTTATCAGGCAGTTGGCTGTAAAAAATGTAAAGGAGAGGGATATAGGGGCAGAATTGCTGTTTATGAAATTCTTTTAATGACCGAAGAACTGGCCGAAATAAGCTTAAAAGAACCGTCGGAGAGTAGTATTGGCAAAGAAGCCAGGCGTCAAGAAATGCTAACTATGAAACAAGACGGCATTTTGAAGGTTTTGGAAGGAACGACTACACTTGAAGAAGTTTTAAGAGTAGCCGAAGAAAAATAA
- a CDS encoding type IV pilus twitching motility protein PilT, whose translation MSDYSSQLKRLLEKAIFQQASDLHICAGHPPVLRLAGELTSLVKEKIISFEDSRGLAFELMNEDQRERFLKEKEIDLSYCFEGNFRFRVNIFFQKGNISCALRLIPTKIKTIEELNLPPVLHKFTKSRQGFVLITGPSSHGKSATLAAMVDEINHSRSEHIITIEDPIEYIFQSDKAIVDQREVYQDTLSFPRALKSAFRQDPDVIMVGEMRDPETMAIAITAAETGHLVFATLHTNSASQTIYRIVDSFPSQQQTQIRAQLAGSLLGVISQRLVPRIKGGLIPVLEILISTPAVANLIRENKIHEIPLIIETSAEAGMNSLNRALVNLIKAKEITLESAIDYSLDPSELKNLLRY comes from the coding sequence ATGTCAGATTATTCTTCCCAACTTAAAAGATTATTAGAAAAAGCCATTTTTCAACAGGCCTCGGATTTACATATTTGCGCCGGCCATCCGCCGGTTTTGCGGCTGGCCGGCGAATTAACTTCTTTGGTCAAAGAAAAAATAATTTCTTTTGAGGATTCCCGGGGATTGGCTTTTGAATTAATGAATGAAGACCAAAGAGAAAGATTTTTAAAAGAGAAAGAAATTGACCTTTCTTATTGTTTTGAAGGAAATTTCAGATTCAGGGTTAATATTTTTTTCCAAAAAGGCAATATTTCTTGCGCCCTGAGGTTGATTCCAACTAAAATTAAAACAATTGAAGAATTGAATTTACCTCCGGTTTTACATAAATTTACCAAATCAAGACAGGGTTTTGTTTTGATTACCGGTCCTTCCAGTCACGGCAAAAGCGCTACTTTAGCCGCCATGGTTGATGAAATAAATCATAGCCGGTCAGAACACATTATTACTATTGAAGACCCGATTGAATATATTTTTCAATCCGATAAAGCTATTGTTGACCAGAGAGAAGTTTATCAGGACACTTTAAGTTTTCCCCGGGCTTTGAAGTCTGCTTTTCGTCAAGACCCGGATGTTATTATGGTCGGAGAGATGCGAGATCCGGAAACCATGGCTATTGCCATTACAGCGGCTGAAACCGGACACTTGGTTTTTGCCACTCTTCATACCAACTCTGCCAGCCAAACCATTTATCGGATTGTTGATTCTTTCCCGAGCCAACAGCAAACCCAAATCAGAGCTCAATTAGCCGGTTCTTTGTTGGGAGTTATTTCTCAAAGATTGGTTCCTCGAATCAAGGGTGGCCTGATTCCCGTTCTTGAAATTTTGATTTCCACTCCGGCGGTGGCTAATTTAATTCGGGAAAACAAAATTCATGAAATTCCCTTGATTATTGAGACCTCGGCTGAAGCAGGTATGAATTCTTTAAATCGGGCTTTGGTTAATTTAATTAAAGCCAAAGAAATTACCTTAGAATCAGCCATTGATTATTCTTTAGATCCATCTGAATTGAAAAATTTGTTGAGATATTAA